From Heteronotia binoei isolate CCM8104 ecotype False Entrance Well chromosome 12, APGP_CSIRO_Hbin_v1, whole genome shotgun sequence, the proteins below share one genomic window:
- the RASSF2 gene encoding ras association domain-containing protein 2, which produces MDYSSEIHLVPCGKDRYISKNELLLHLKTYNLYYEGQNLQLRHREEEGEFIVEGLLNISWGLRRPIRLQMQDDNQRIRPPPSSSSWHSGCNLGAHGSVIKPSTLPDIQVTDAEPSADGDETDSTVDAKDLKAEQEDAPQLMRTRSDVGVRRRGNLRTPSEQRRLKRHRFSINGHFYNHKTSVFTPAYGSITNVRINSTMTTPQVLKLLLNKFKIENSAEEFALYIVHTSGEKQKLKATDYPLIARILQGPCEQISKVFLMEKDQVEEVTYDVAQYIKFEMPVLKSFIQKLKEEEDREVKKLKRKYSVLRVMIERRLEEISEGPVTM; this is translated from the exons ATGGACTACAGCAGCGAGATACACTTGGTCCCTTGTGGAAAAGACAGATACATTTCAAA AAATGAGTTGCTACTACACTTGAAGACGTATAACTTGTACTATGAAGGTCAGAATTTGCAGCTACGGCACAGAGAG gAAGAAGGGGAATTCATAGTGGAAGGCTTATTGAATATCTCCTGGGGTTTACGCCGGCCAATTCGCTTGCAGATGCAAGATGACAACCAGCGCATCCGCCCCccaccatcctcctcctcctggcactCCGGCTGCAATCTGGGGGCGCATGG GTCTGTTATAAAACCAAGTACCTTGCCGGACATTCAAGTAACCGATGCTGAGCCTTCAGCGGATGGCGATGAAACTGACAGCACAGTTG ATGCCAAAGACCTTAAGGCCGAGCAGGAAGATGCACCGCAGCTGATGCGCACACGAAGTGATGTTGGAGTGCGCCGCAGGGGGAACCTCCGCACCCCAAGTGAACAGCGTCGGCTCAAGCGCCACCGTTTCTCCATAAATGGACACTTCTACAATCATAAA ACATCAGTGTTCACGCCCGCTTATGGCTCCATCACGAACGTCCGAATAAACAGCACAATGACAACACCACAAGTTCTGAAATTGCTGCTTAACAAGTTTAAG attgaaaactctgcagaggaatttGCCCTGTACATCGTCCACACTAGCGGAG AAAAACAGAAGCTGAAGGCCACTGATTACCCTCTGATTGCACGGATTCTGCAGGGGCCATGTGAACAGATCTCTAAGGTTTTTTTGATGGAGAAAGACCAAGTTGAAGAAGTCACCTATGAC GTTGCCCAATATATCAAATTTGAAATGCCCGTCTTGAAAAGCTTCATTCAGAaacttaaagaagaagaagatcgaGAAGTGAAGAAGCTGAAACGCAA GTATTCAGTTCTGCGTGTAATGATTGAGCGGCGGTTAGAAGAGATCTCTGAAGGTCCAGTCACAATGTGA